The following nucleotide sequence is from Podospora bellae-mahoneyi strain CBS 112042 chromosome 1 map unlocalized CBS112042p_1, whole genome shotgun sequence.
CTCCTTCTGGATCTTGGCCAGCATATCGATGGTGACGAGACCGGTGAGGCCGAAGGCTGTTGTCTGGTAcaggttggggaagaaggcctTGGAGAACCTGAGGATGTCCATGGGGTGCATGTGCTCCAGTTGCTGGTTGAGGTGCTTCAGGTGTGCTGGGGTGAGCGAGATGGCagggaggttggcggtggaaTTGCCAGTCGAGGCAAAGCCCGAGTCGACGGAAGCGTCGTCGCCATTAGACGACGAGCGAGAGGAAGGGGCCCTAGACTCTTCGGTGGACATGATGGCGGGTTGGGTGGTTATAACACGTTTTGAGAGTTTGTGGATATGTTGTTGAGTGGATGCCAACGTTTCGTGCAAGagcgaggaagagaggaagtAAAGACGGGACACCAGATGTCGTGATTAAGGCGGGGAATGAGGCCAACAGAAGGGTTGCTCAGAgggaatgggggggttggtagTATCGATGAGGGATATTGAATATGGAACAAAGTCGAgctttgggggtgggaggggagtgttCACTACTAATAGCTTTCCAGTTGGAGCGTTTCGAAGAAAGATCCCATCCGCCGTTTCGGAACGAAAGTCGAAGGACCACCCTGTAGACCGACGACCGACCGACATCCGGGATGGGGGGAGCAAAAGGCACGTTTTCACTGTTCATGGACTAAGCTCATTAGTAATTATGGATGCTTCCACGATCACTTTGGCCCTGGAGGACACAGACGGAACCCAGGGACGGCCTGGCATTGGCTCCTGCCTGTCTAAACTGGGCCATCGCAGCGGATTCGGGAGGGCTGCGGTCGCCCTTTGCAAAGAGCGCACTCTGACGAAGCTTTCCCTagagtggtggtgttttcatGGAGGCTGATCACGACATCTGGAGGCATTTTCATTGGTCAATTTGGCCCATTTTCTGTGGGGGTCGACTCGTCCCCAAGTCGTTCCGCCCGCCCCTTTTGTGGCAAGGGGCCGGGGACAAACACCCATTGTCTTGTGTCGACAAGTCACTGTGCGCTTCTCGAACTCCTCATGGGCGTCAAGTCGAGGTGTTGTCGTCATGGCAGGGCGTGAGTTGCACGACATCTAGCACCAACAACGGTTGAAGGGGTGTGTCTTGATCGACTTAGTCAGCCGGCAGTCGTCGATGTGAATCTTGAACCATGATGTCACTGTATTCAACGTCTCCATAAGAATCTCAACCCCAGAAACTGTCAAAAACATGGTCTCTCcaacgcccccccccctcccaaaaaaaagagtaTGGTGATGAACCGGTTGAAGCGTATTTCTCAATCTCTTCAACATTTACTCAGCTCTCCCACGGCGATTTGTCAGAGCATCTGCTGCCGACACAAAGCTGGGCAGCCTGTTTGTAGGTGGCCTCCAATCAACCGTTTCACGGCCGGACAAAATCATCGAAATGGTGGGTCGTGTGCTGACGGGGCAGGCAACCACAGTTATTAACAGGACCTTCTTCAAAGTTAAATATACCGCACCGGAGACGTCTAAACGGTCAACGGCTGTCGGGCTGACCCCGCAGTAGACAGACAAACAGGCAGACGATGAAAACCGGCGCAACGTATGGCAGAGATATTGGCCATGTCCATTCTTTACCCCGGAGTTTCGGAGGTCTACATGCACTGCCTTCCGGTGAAGGGAATCCACCTGACAGACGGGTTGACGGAGAGCTTTTTCTCGGTGTGGTTGGCCGATCTCGGGTGCGGGGCGTGCCGGATGGAGTTCAGATGCCCCTCACCTTGAAACTGATGGCGGGGTCTGCCGACTGGCCAAAATCGGATTCAGCGTGGTGAATGGTGGGGTTGACCACTTCCTTGTTTTTTGGTGCTGCCGTCCGTCCATTGAACAAAAATACTTGGCCGCCCTGTTCGCGCAAGCATTCCTGCCCATTGGTCTGTTGGGCGTTCTGTCTGTCGTGGAGGTTCACTTTGCTCGGTGTTCTGTGGCAGCGCGCGTGTCGAAGATTCGAGTCCAGGGTGTCCAAGGTACTGCTTCTTTGTCGTCGAGTCGCTTCGGTCGAGTGTGGACGTCGTCACTAAAACATAACCTCCAGATCACAATTTGTAGCCTGCTGTGCGCGATCCGCAAACATGTCTCAGGATCCTCAGTCTCCCACCCGTCAGGGTCGCCCCTCCATGACTGCTTCGATGCGGAGCAGTTCGTTTCTTAGAGAGCATCAGCAGTACCGTCCTCCAAGCAAGCCCGAGAACCACTACGGAATCGACACGGTTGTGGAGGATCTCCAAGCCACCAGCGTGTCCCCCCCGCGCGAGATCTCTCCCTTCAAGGGAATCCCCTCAGCTGAGAACCCGCCCAGGATCGTCGATGGCCAGAGCCATGAGCTGTCGCATCCCAACTGCACGCCTTTGCCTGGCGCTTCCACCAACAGACTGATCGCTACTCTGTTTTACAAGTCCACTAACCCCAGAGTATCAAATGCTATCCCCTCACCGCAGCGCAATCCGTCTCCCAAGGGGAGCGGTCAGTCGCCCTCGGTCCGCGCCGCCGACTCGGACCTCCCCCCTACCATGGCGCCCACCAGCAAGCTCGACGACTTTCCCCTCGAGCCTCCCGCCACCGAGCCTGAGCCCCTCGATCACCTCTACGGCGCCAACGTCTCGCCGATGTGCATCGCCTCCTTCCTTCACCTCATGTCTACCTTTCCTCTCCCTGCCGGCTCGACCGACCTTCACTCTTCTCACCGCTGCCTGAAGATCGACCAGTCTCACCAAGAACACCATCCCACCGTCGTCGAGCTCACCCTTTCCCCGGCGCCCGCTTCCGACTACCTTCCCCTGAAGGACCTCCGCAAGCACGAGCTCATCTACCGCTTTGAGAGAGAATGGAACGTCGACGTAGCCCTCCGAGCCGATACCCTCTGGCGCCGGTACCCCCGCTTGGTGGTGTTCGATATGGACAGCACCCTCATTACTCAGGAGGTCATCGATCTCCTGGCTGCCACCATCAAAGATCCCCCTGATCTTGCTGCCCGTGTGGCAGATATCACCCATCGCGCCATGATGGGAGAGCTCGAGTTCGACTCTGCCTTCCGCGAGCGCGTAAAGTTGCTTGCTGGCCTCCCAGGGACGCTCTTCAATGAGCTGCGCCCTGTACTTGACGTTACAAACGGTGTCAGACCGTTGATCAAGGCTCTCAAGAGGCTTGGCGTCAAGACCGCCGTCTTGTCAGGTGgtttcttgcccttgaccAGCTGGTTGGCTGGTGAGCTGGGAATTGACTATGCTCATGCCAACGAGGTTGTCATCGATGAGCAGACCGGGAAGCTGACCGGTGAGGTCAAGGGGAGGATCGTCGgaaaggagagaaagagggagTTGTTGATCGAGATTGCAGAGAAAGAGGGCATCGCACTTGAACAGGTTGTTGCGGTCGGTGATGGAGCGAATGacttgttgatgatggaagcAGCGGGCTTGGGAGTGGCGTGGAACGCGAAGCCTATGGTGCAGATGGAGGCAAGCTCGAGGTTGAACGGGGATAGTCTTTTGGATTTGCTGCATTTGTTTGGGTttaccgaggaggaggtaagGCAGCTATCAGCTTAGGATAGGGAGGGATATATGAATCGAGTATAAAAGCAAGGGAtgggcaaaaaaaaaaaaaaaaaaaaaaaaaaaaggaacaaCACAGTGCCAGAGGATAAGGCTTTAGATTATACATCTAGCAGGTAGAGAGTGTACGCTGTGGGATGGTAGAGGTATAGCTATACACGCATGCCTGCAGCATTGCCTTGAAGACGAAAGATGGGTTGCTTGTCTCGTGTGATAATGCTGCTCTGCAATTGACAGACTGCACTGGGCGGTTGAAACTGAAGAGAGACGAGGCAGGTATGAGTTGGAATCCTTTAGTCCCAAGATATCGATTCCAACCGTTAGGTATTCAATGTGTTCCCGATATGAAGCTGGAAGGTTGCAGATCGTTTATCGATACCAAGCCTGCGTGGTTCAAAACGCTCCACCAATAGTATCTCATCTTGACCTCATAAAAAGTTGTGAGCAGGGTTTAAAGATCATGTCTCGATTGGTTTGTTCGTCTGAGAAAGCGCCTGCCATTATGATAGACTGTTATTCTCCTGACAGCCCTAGAGTTATCTTTGTTGAACGCATTCTCTACCAGACATCTATGCCCTCGAGACGTAGAGTCACTTGTCAAGCTTGATGCTCGGTGCGTTCTATGGGTCCTAGACTTGGGATTGCTCCCATACGGTTGGTTgagctgaggttgagggcggcTGGTCTGTGTAGATTGGAGCATGATACATGCCGAAGTTGAGTTGATTCGTGATTTGGTGTGTCATGGTGTGGGCACATTTGGTAGGTAACGGTAGGGTCAAACTCAGGGTTTGTGTGGTAACCTTCATCTTGGAAGCGCTGGCAGGTTTGAGGCCGTTGAACGCTGAGGACGGGTCGTGGTGACTTTGGGTTGAAGATGAGTCAAGCTTCACATCCTCATACCGTGGACAGAAAACGGTTTTGTCAATGGGGAAGCACATGGTTCCCTTGAGAAATATGCTGAAGAGAGAGTCCATAGGCCCCAAACACGATAGCCCTTCCGTGAGAGATATGGATTGCTGTGAATGGATCTATTTATGCCTTCCAGGGCAGCCAACAGGCTTTCAACCATAGTTGACAGGTTTATTTGATATTTCAGAAGGCCCAAGTTAGATACCTGAATTACCTGACGTAGAATGGCTGCAGTGTTATCCAGAGCGTATATAATCCCATGGGGATAGGtgatggaaaagaaaagcggGGAGAAGGCCACCCGTCTGGTATACAGAGATCTGGCTCCCAATAACTGGGTCACGAGAGAAAAGCCAAGCATAAGAAACCGCAGACAGCTATGCCGGTGAGCACGTCACTGCTCAAACCAATGGGCCGGAATCCAAGACACTCCTCAAGTGGACCGGGGCTCTACGCCGACGACTAGGCTAAGGCAGGATCATGTACAAGCATTCACATAGGAGAGCGCCATGCTGGAGAGCTGTGACGAATCCAGAACCCTAGACGCAGATCTCCCGTCCAGTCAATGGCCAACCGGGCTGACGGGGGGCTTTGAGTCTCTCTCGGGCCGGATGACTCCTCAGGCCTCGAAAGCTACCCCCGTCCTATTCATACCCGAATCGATAGCCTTTGTCCACAACGGGAGGGACGGGTAAGGTAACTCCAAGACTTTAGCTTCAAAGTGGGGATCTTGGgtcaagaaaaaagaaaattcGAACCCAGCCAGGTACCGCTGCAACATCGAGCATGGTTTCTCGGGTATCATTGTgctcccatcccatccgaTACTATCTTGTAAGGTGTAGCCACAGCGAAGCATACTTGTCATGGACCAAAGCCACCACAGGTCTTGCTCGAGATCTCGACGTCGATGGCGCCGCCAAAAGGTGCGAGATTTCCCTGGGCAATCCAACCATTGAGGTCGGTGAAGGGTGGAATCATACTTCCAGCAAACTCCCTGGAGAGTTGGAGGGTGGCCCGGCAACACGGTAGGCGGACCCCCCTGAAAGGGGCTCGGTGGGGTTTTCGAAACCAGAGATCTCTTCTCGAAAAAGCTTGACGAAGCGTTGCCGTTGAGAAGCTTGGCAGCGGGAGCCCTGAGCCTCACAGGGACTATTACATAATATCAGTCGACGAGGTCACATCCAAGGCCATGATCGTACCTCTGTAGGGAAAGGACCTTGCCGTGTTCGATGCAGGAAGACGCACCTTTACGTTGCCCCCGACCTCCTGGAAATCTCAAAGCAGGTCATTGGAGAGCTAACAAAGGCCTACCCTGAAGCTGCCGGGGAGCTATGTGGGATTCTTGGGTTGGCATCACCAAAGCTGTGTTCGTGTTGCCATGTCAACATCATGGTGATCGGGGGAAGCCACCCTGAAAAAAAGATTTGCAAGAAATGCCTCTGTGAACTTGACAAATGGACTAGCTTGGGGTGGGCTGGCAGGCTGGGTGGGCTGGACAACAGCTTCGCAGGCGGCCGACGCCAATGTCAACGTCAAGATGGGATGTCACAGACTCCAGATGGCACATTCGTATCGCAGCATTGTGGGTGGCGCACTGTCGGCGGTTTGGTATTGCATTCGCCTCGATGAAACTGAAGCACTTCTGCTATTGGCCCAGGCCAAAGCATTGGACGTTCTTGCCACCGTCCCCCGCGGCAAACCGTTCATGAAACCCCGCTTCAAACCCATTTTGAGAGGTGCCAATTCACGAACGAGAGAGGTTCGTGGTAGGGACTGTGGAAACAAAAGTTCTAAAGCTCGGTGCCACCGCAACACGCCGTGT
It contains:
- the SER2 gene encoding Phosphoserine phosphatase (COG:E; EggNog:ENOG503NXBJ) — its product is MSILYPGVSEVYMHCLPVKGIHLTDGLTESFFSVWLADLGSQFVACCARSANMSQDPQSPTRQGRPSMTASMRSSSFLREHQQYRPPSKPENHYGIDTVVEDLQATSVSPPREISPFKGIPSAENPPRIVDGQSHELSHPNCTPLPGASTNRLIATLFYKSTNPRVSNAIPSPQRNPSPKGSGQSPSVRAADSDLPPTMAPTSKLDDFPLEPPATEPEPLDHLYGANVSPMCIASFLHLMSTFPLPAGSTDLHSSHRCLKIDQSHQEHHPTVVELTLSPAPASDYLPLKDLRKHELIYRFEREWNVDVALRADTLWRRYPRLVVFDMDSTLITQEVIDLLAATIKDPPDLAARVADITHRAMMGELEFDSAFRERVKLLAGLPGTLFNELRPVLDVTNGVRPLIKALKRLGVKTAVLSGGFLPLTSWLAGELGIDYAHANEVVIDEQTGKLTGEVKGRIVGKERKRELLIEIAEKEGIALEQVVAVGDGANDLLMMEAAGLGVAWNAKPMVQMEASSRLNGDSLLDLLHLFGFTEEEVRQLSA